The genomic interval ttgtttttttaatagtaaagcattttgtaagtggaaaagctgggtttttcattttttttcaaattttttttttattaactttattaaacttttttttcacttttttactagtcccactaggggactataatatgcgattctgtaatcgcatttataatacactgcaatacttttgtattgcagtgtattactgcctgtccgtttaacacggacaggcatctgctaggtctagcaggcattcactccaggcagacctgggggcctttattaggcccccggctgccattagagacacagacactcggcgatcgtatccccgggtgcaccgcatctgaggggttaaacgggtgagatcgatactaatatcgatctcaccctgcagagcagggacactcccagccagctgcctctggcagctgagagcagggagatttgacagctccctgctctgtttacttattccgatgccgcgacgtaaaaagtctatggcatcggaataaggcccgttagtgaccgacgtagaaacacgatgggccggtcactaacgggttaattgaTGATAACGGTCATATGTTTCTATTTAATCTAGTGCATGAGTATAACAATTAgcataatatacagatgtagccgtctttagcttgacttttaacgcattaaataaataatggctggatctcttatcttgactttttcaatgactttacaatggtttttgttgtgtgatatcacgctgcagtaagttatcagagtcaagttaaacgtGACTACATCCGTACAAGGCATATCCATCTCTATGATACTCCAGAGAATAATTCTGGTGTAGGAGTCCATAAATGCTGTGTCAAGGTAAATATCTGGCCTTTAGATTCCCTTCATCAACCGGTAACCTGGTTGTTCACCTTGTATTATATGGAGGGGCCTTCAAAGAGGGGAACTCTCAATCCCCacaaggaaaaaaaatcaatgagTATTCCAAAGCAATATCAACAATGTCCTAGAAATAGCATTCATGGTGGTTTTCATCTCATACAGCTTCATCAGCAATGTCATTGTCTATGTAATACCCCATTTTCAAGTCTTTGTTCCTCGGACTTCTTCTTTCCGGAACATTTCCCCACTTTGGAGTTAAAGCTAAAGTTGTAGATTCCAGAACACTTATTCTCACATCTTTCAGGGTACAAAATGATTTATATCCAACATATAGCTTACCATAGCAGGTCAACCCTGCAAAATCTTGCCGCTTGTGAATCTCCAATTGTAGTCATCAAATATAAAATATCATTTGCTTCTGTTTTTACTTATTTCGCAGCTCATTTTTTGCAGTGTATgactacaccgatcagccataacaatcttgaagttgatgtgttggaagcaaaaAGAAAACATTGGGCAAGTGTGAGAATGTaagcaactttgacaagggccaaattgtgatgactagacGACTGGCTCAGAatatctccaaaacggcaggtcttgtggggtgttctgtGGTCAGTACCTTCCAAAACTGGTCCAAGGCGACAGGGACATTggcgcccaaggctcattaaTGATAAACTGGACCATGGATCAATGGAAGAAGGtgtcctggtctgatgaatcacattttcttttacatcatgtggatggccgggtgTAGGTGTGTCGCTAACATGGGTTAGAGATAGCACCAGGATGCACTTTGGGAAGAGGACAAGTCGGCAGAGGCACTGTGATGTTCAgttcaatgttctgctgggaatccTTATGTCCTAGCATTCATGTTAATGTGACAAGTGCtatctacctaaacattgctgcagaccaagtacaccccttcatggcaacggtattttCCTACTGACGGTGGCCTTCGGTAAGATATTGCGCCCTGCAACACTGCAAACATTGTTCagtaatggtttgaggaacatgacaaagaaacACTATTAGGCAAGTGGCTTTAATGATTTGGCTGAATGGTGTAATCTAAGCTTGTTACCTCGAAACCGTAAAGAAGCTGGTTAGCAGCTGCTGTTGATAGATCTTTGCGTTTGAGCGCACGAGTGCAATGCTCTCAATGAGTGTCTGCTTGGCTCAGTAAAAGGGTTGTGTCATTATGACAACCCCTGTCTAGATAGCCTATTAGGGAATATGAATGCTCAAGAGCAGCTCTCGATTTGGCCAGTATTTAATACTACATTATATGGCGAGCAGGAGTTTTCTTCTGCTATAACAGCTGTTTTCCGGGGGTTAGTAAAGCCAAACCTACAAGATTCAGCTGATTCCATGCGAGCttcagtataaaaaaaagagttGTCAAAGGGGAAGATACAATCATCTAGTTTCCGCgagttcagagctgaaatctctggCGCCCAGCTGTTATAGTGGGGGGAAGCTTTTGGTGACTCCAAATGACTAATGGAAGGAAGGGTCCCGAGTAGGAAACCTCCCACTATGACGTCAATATGGTATAACAAATAAAAGAGACAGTTAGGACAGCTGGGCTCTGAATAGTGCCTGTAGCCTAGGTCATAAACACAGATACGGATATTTATGAGTTAATAAGCCGGGCTGCCCTGTATCACCCAAGTTTTAAAGTGTTGGGTTGTTTGGGTATTCAGCCACCCATAGGCAAACTAGAACATCATACGTCGTGCACACACAGCACTAAATAGGCACACATAACCCACAATGAGATCTTTCAGCAGCCGCTAACCTACTTGTTGACGGTTCCCAGGTAAGATCAAGATATTTCTCTACACTGCAAAGATTAAACATGAACTGCAAACTAAATGAAAGAGGAAATAATAGTTAGCGGAGCTAAGCTAAATCCAACTCTGGttgcccatatcttgattttactcCTAAAGATAGTCCAGTTGTTTTTAAAGCATACCCAATAAATAGTATACCTACAATTTCTCATTTAAGTAAAAATCAAGCTGTATATCGATGTTTGTACCTATGTTTTAATTTGGTAATTTTCAGTATTGGAAGAGAAAAAAACATAGATTTGGCAGAATAGGTGGAAATAGTTCTTCAGCTATCCTTTGCCCCTCTTAATGTAATATTATCATAATCCCTATCATTAGTACCCTGTGATCCCCAATCATCCTCATTTTCTTGCACCCCTCCTTGACCCTTGACTCCTACTTGACACTTTCCACCTTTTCTGGGCACTGCATAATCATCCCATCCTGGTAAATATGGATATTCATACCCAACCTCGTGGGCATTAGTGGCTTGACTTTTCCAAGCATCCACCCTGATTCCCTCTGGCTCATCATAAACTGGAGTAAGTTCTGGCTCATCGTAAATATGCTCAGGTTTGTTAAACTTTCTTGATTTTGCTTGTGGAGGAATATTTGGTCCAAGGAGACCTCCAAATCCTGTAGCCAAAAGGTTTTGTGCCACTTTATCAAAAGGCACGGCATATTCACTTTCGGGAATGGGTTGGTTAGCAGGTGCGATGTTCTTGGAAGCCAGAGTTGGGTTAGAAGAAACCATTGCTAGAGAAGCAGAACGAGCTGGTTGACGAGGTGCATTGGTGGTCTCCTCGTGATATTGTTCATGACCAATTGGGGAATCATTGTGACTCACTTTGATGGCAGACTCAATggcctggaaaatatgagttccaTGGGCTGTTTCAAACTCAAAGTTGCCTTCTCCTGAAGCACAACGACGGCCGGCCTCAAAGGAAAACATGGTCTGTTGGTGGAGTGGAATAAAAGAAATGAAGAGAAATAAATCAACTAGATATTTTCAATATATTCACACAGTGATTTTTCTCTTGTGCTGATATTTGGTATAAGGTCATTTTTAGATCACAAAACCAGATTATTCAGCAAGATATATTGTTATATAATCCGCCTAAAAGCCAAGATGAGTCAATCTCAAAAGTTGGTAAAGTACGGCCACAATGACAACCAGGGAAACTTTTTCAAAAGCAAAATCCTCTTGTAAAGGCCCAAGATCAGCCTCTATTTGACATTGGCAACAAAAAAATTCCTCTCACCCAATGATTATTTTAGACATGGAAAACCATGCTCGGGGAAGGCTTTTTTGACAGTAGATTACCCCAATTTCAATCATTTTACCTTCAAAGAATTGTCTCATCAAGAACacccctttccatatgtcctTCTAGGGGGTTGGATATGATAGAGAGGGGTCACCCACTTTGGACCTACAGgcatattagccagagtggagagaagGGTCTCTGTCTCTGGTGGACCCAAACAGTCCATGTATTATATGGACAGGCATTCATTTGAGGCAGTTCAGGTTATGTATGGCTGGCCACAGTTTCAGCCAATTGTTGTGGCGGTTGTATTCATGAGTCAACCTCTTTAAATAACCTGCTATAATATAATTAGAATATAATTATGACCCCTTTGAAGGACACTACAGTCAATGTCTCCCCAATATAAAATGACGTATCACAGAAAACATTTTAATATCCCTTTAAGAAAAGCCCAAAACAGACCTCCTCACCTTGTCTCTACCAAACCTCCTCAGGTATGGGTAAGGCCAGCTGAAGAGCACATTTCCAGTTTGGCGATCTTTCAGAGAAAGACATTTGTCTTCAGCTACAAGTGTGCACATACCAGATAGACCACAGCGAGATGAAGCATCTGTCTGCCTCACCCGCACTGCAAATTGAccacctatagacaagaataagtCATACAAACATTATACAAGAGATTTCAGGCCCTCGGTGGTTTAGTCCTGTCTACATTATTCTGTAGGAAAATCTTTTCAATAatattcccattgatttcagta from Rhinoderma darwinii isolate aRhiDar2 chromosome 3, aRhiDar2.hap1, whole genome shotgun sequence carries:
- the DOK2 gene encoding docking protein 2 — translated: MDGGLVKQGALYVQNQQRFGKKWKKVWALLYEATSTGLARLEMYEGSQPPETGRKQECWKLLQLSECVSLSDRCGESCPKDTRAFSIETAQRVYLIASEILEQPNWVKALCSLAFSQERRTLERTTSQPLNSCLQLQENSLYGTSKEASPGGQFAVRVRQTDASSRCGLSGMCTLVAEDKCLSLKDRQTGNVLFSWPYPYLRRFGRDKTMFSFEAGRRCASGEGNFEFETAHGTHIFQAIESAIKVSHNDSPIGHEQYHEETTNAPRQPARSASLAMVSSNPTLASKNIAPANQPIPESEYAVPFDKVAQNLLATGFGGLLGPNIPPQAKSRKFNKPEHIYDEPELTPVYDEPEGIRVDAWKSQATNAHEVGYEYPYLPGWDDYAVPRKGGKCQVGVKGQGGVQENEDDWGSQGTNDRDYDNITLRGAKDS